A window of the Candida orthopsilosis Co 90-125, chromosome 1 draft sequence genome harbors these coding sequences:
- a CDS encoding Ubx5 protein (S. cerevisiae homolog UBX5 localizes to cytoplasm, nucleus), which yields MDDQVPTFLAVTGVEDESVATQFLDVAGGDLELAVTLYMESGQHGGGSHNNGSSNNRSNNGLDDEAYAQQLQEQAYGGNDVREADTTVHRHDTLVDSFPGFGGGMMGQMPRPPDIFGQRQQGIFHQGFNFNDRSINAYNAYDDDDDDEIDEDYTEALDANNDVQILDSDEENDEDVEEIIRSHSGVAGRRRRLRQERDSELTSTQRRLANLFRPPFDIISILTLDQAREKAKEENKWILINIQDSSEFQSQVFNRDFWSNSRIKQIVKENFIFLQYQRDSYDGETYANFYRVDTFPHLAILDPLTGERVRKWKDGEVPEVGNWLDEVYDFLDKFSLHPDSNNPLIQHETKIDPDSMSEEQQIELAMKQSVLDNAKNGKTSESAINLISDEEEEEGAITTPVSAEQAPQSEEDLFNSVQPIDHKEPSEQPTTRVQIRFPNGKRLVRKLLLSDKVVVLFQWLKFVLQQNSEDYGLSPEDRFTLSNSSNKSFKFIENLGTTIEEANLKNASILLEKE from the coding sequence ATGGACGATCAGGTACCTACATTTCTAGCTGTTACAGGGGTTGAAGATGAGTCTGTTGCAACACAATTCTTGGACGTGGCAGGAGGCGATCTTGAACTAGCAGTAACATTGTACATGGAATCTGGACAACATGGAGGGGGTAGCCACAATAATGGGAGTAGCAATAACAGGAGCAACAATGGTCTCGATGACGAGGCATATGCCCAGCAACTACAAGAACAAGCATATGGTGGCAATGATGTACGTGAGGCAGATACAACTGTACATCGACACGACACCTTAGTCGACTCATTTCCAGGTTTCGGAGGCGGTATGATGGGGCAAATGCCACGCCCACCTGATATATTTGGCCAAAGACAACAAGGCATATTCCACCAAGGATTTAATTTTAACGATAGAAGTATCAATGCATATAATGCgtatgatgatgatgacgatgacgaGATTGACGAAGATTATACTGAAGCGCTAGACGCAAACAACGACGTGCAGATATTAGattctgatgaagaaaatgatgagGATGTTGAAGAGATTATTAGAAGTCATAGTGGGGTTGCTGGACGTAGGAGGCGACTTAGACAAGAACGTGATTCTGAATTGACTTCTACTCAAAGAAGGCTAGCCAACTTGTTTCGACCACCGTTTGATATTATTAGTATATTGACATTAGATCAAGCAAGGGAAAAAgccaaagaagaaaacaagTGGATTTTAATCAATATACAAGACTCATCCGAATTTCAATCGCAAGTTTTCAATCGTGATTTCTGGTCAAATTCAAGGATCAAGCAAATAGTCAAGGAAAATTTTATCTTTTTGCAATATCAACGTGATTCATATGACGGCGAAACATATGCCAACTTTTATCGTGTTGATACATTTCCTCATTTAGCCATTTTGGATCCTCTTACAGGAGAACGTGTTCGTAAATGGAAAGATGGAGAAGTGCCGGAGGTTGGAAACTGGTTAGATGAGGTGTATGATTTCTTGGACAAGTTTTCATTACATCCGGATTCAAACAATCCTTTAATACAACATGAAACAAAGATTGATCCTGATAGTATGAGTgaagaacaacaaattgaattggcTATGAAGCAGAGCGTTTTAGATAATGCCAAGAATGGGAAGACTTCTGAAAGTGCAATAAACTTGAtcagtgatgaagaagaagaagaaggagcAATTACTACACCTGTGTCTGCTGAACAAGCTCCTCAAAGTGAGGAAGATTTGTTTAATTCAGTGCAACCTATAGACCATAAAGAACCATCAgaacaaccaacaacaagagTTCAAATTCGGTTCCCCAATGGTAAAAGACTTGTTCGTAAATTGCTCCTTAGTGATAAAGTTGTGGTGCTATTCCAATGGTTGAAGTTTGTGCTACAGCAAAATTCTGAAGACTATGGGTTGAGTCCCGAAGATAGATTCACACTTTCAAATAGTTCCAACAAgtcattcaaatttattgaaaacttggGTACTACTATCGAAGAAgctaatttgaaaaatgcaAGTATATTATTAGAAAAGGAGTAG
- a CDS encoding Skp1 subunit D of kinetochore protein complex CBF3, whose translation MSTPKVILVSSDDEKFPVEQKVAEKSILIKNMINDLNPDGLTEDFEIPTPNVRANVLSKVLEWCEHHKNTVFQDDEDEDAKRSVPVEEWDRNYLKVDQEMLYEIILAANYLNIKPLLDSGCKMVAEMIKNKSPEELRKTFNIVNDFSPEEEAAIRKENEWAEDR comes from the coding sequence ATGTCTACTCCAAAAGTTATCCTCGTGTCATCAGATGATGAGAAATTCCctgttgaacaaaaagttgctgaaaaatcaatcttgatCAAGAATATGATTAATGATTTAAACCCAGATGGATTAACTGAAGATTTCGAAATCCCTACCCCCAATGTACGTGCCAATGTCTTGTCTAAAGTCTTGGAATGGTGTGAACATCATAAGAACACTGTTTTCCAAgatgacgaagatgaagatgccAAGAGATCAGTACCTGTTGAAGAATGGGATAGaaattatttgaaagttGATCAAGAAATGTTGTACGAAATTATATTGGCGGCTAATTATTTGAACATTAAGCCATTGTTGGATAGTGGATGTAAGATGGTTGCTGAAATGATTAAGAATAAGAGTCCCGAAGAGTTGAGAAAGACTTTTAATATTGTTAATGATTTCAGTcctgaagaagaagctgCTATCAGAAAAGAGAATGAGTGGGCTGAAGATAGATAA
- a CDS encoding Pex3 protein (peroxisomal protein involved in targeting proteins into peroxisomes), which produces MAIFSSLAGFFNRNKRRIFITSAVTFSIYLLVNEFVIKKFRNYQNALRQEFMFKQQIRQRFISTQQDCYYTILALLPVLAQPIVDALPVDLITQALRLKKGQQNQPSQQVASGSNSELTTDNLNLLDNNNNPQSQLSVYMNKSKAELWNLLKIKTITRTLTLMYSISGLLLISRLQMNILARRSYLESAIVMAGVKNPSNDIDPHENYIIEQSYLSLSWWLLNKGWGNLSSLIENLVIDKFESVSPKTEIGVIDFELILTEIVEEININNKQYVLDNLFPVKYPDLLETILNTNSDVIHQLDIPDSNLTKLINETSSIMSDNNLYFFDLLNQLIATNLHTLTSNLSSNLSTTSNSLMMSDTLPDQQNQQQHQSSKTIELDNKPYKLASFLAQLSVQNGIMINNDDDAGANDEDDFESLIKNLNSGQDMAGSGYGAHELSGNVYINTLNSLDELENFSAGIYSNFE; this is translated from the coding sequence ATGGCTATCTTTTCATCCTTAGCGGGTTTTTTTAATCGAAACAAGAGAAGAATATTTATAACATCAGCAGTTACATTTTCCATCTATTTACTAGTTAATGAGTTTGTtattaaaaaatttagGAACTATCAAAATGCTTTACGTCAAGAGTTTATGTTTAAACAACAGATTAGACAACGTTTTATTCTGACTCAACAAGATTGTTATTATACCATCCTTGCGTTGCTTCCTGTGTTGGCACAACCTATAGTTGATGCATTACctgttgatttgattacaCAAGCATTGAGGTTGAAAAAGGGTCAACAGAACCAACCGCTGCAACAAGTTGCCAGTGGTAGTAATAGTGAGTTGACAACTGATAATCTTAATCTTTTGGATAATAATAACAACCCACAACTGCAATTGTCGGTATATATGAACAAAAGCAAAGCAGAGTTGTGGAATTTGTTAAAAATCAAGACAATTACGAGGACATTGACTTTgatgtattcaatttctggattattgttgattagCAGATTACAAATGAACATTTTGGCTAGAAGATCATATTTGGAATCAGCAATTGTTATGGCTGGAGTGAAGAATCCAAGTAATGATATTGATCCTCATGAGAATTATattattgaacaaagttACCTTTCACTCAGTTGGTGGCTTTTGAATAAAGGTTGGGGTAATTTGAGCTCGTTGATTGAGAATTTGgttattgataaatttgaaagtgtAAGTCCAAAGACTGAGATTGGtgttattgattttgaactCATTTTGAcagaaattgttgaagaaattaacatcaacaacaagcaatATGTATTGGATAACTTGTTTCCAGTTAAATACCCCGACTTGTTAGAGACTATATTGAATACCAATTCTGATGTAATACATCAATTAGATATCCcagattcaaatttaaCCAAATTAATCAATGAAACAAGCTCAATCATGTCTGACAATAACTTGTACTTTtttgacttgttgaatcaattaaTAGCCACCAATTTGCATACACTAACATCTAACCTTTCATCAAACTTGTCCACCACTTCAAATAGCTTAATGATGAGTGATACATTGCCAGaccaacaaaaccaacaacaacaccaatcATCAAAGACTATAGAGTTGGATAACAAACCATACAAGCTTGCTAGTTTCTTGGCACAATTGTCAGTTCAAAATGGTATAATGATTAAtaacgatgatgatgctggggctaatgatgaagacgatTTTGAGAGTTTGATAAAGAATCTCAATAGTGGACAAGACATGGCAGGTAGTGGTTATGGTGCTCATGAACTAAGTGGAAATGTATACATAAACACATTGAATAGTTTGGATGAGCTTGAAAACTTTAGTGCTGGTATTTACTCCAATTTTGAGTAA